One genomic segment of Ignavibacteriota bacterium includes these proteins:
- a CDS encoding DUF1858 domain-containing protein, translating to MNKLQITPETKVSDLLNNYPELEDKLIEIAPPFKKLKNPILRKTIAKVTTLRQASKVGGVSLAELINKLRIEARQNEIKVEENKNANMPKPAWVLEENIKITYDATLDLENGVHPISKVTKEILTLNENETYLLITPFLPGPLIDIVKEKGFEVFSENKSAQEVYTFIKKNNYK from the coding sequence ATGAATAAATTACAAATTACACCGGAAACAAAAGTTTCGGATTTATTAAATAATTATCCGGAACTTGAAGATAAATTAATTGAAATTGCTCCGCCTTTTAAGAAATTAAAAAATCCAATATTGCGGAAAACAATTGCAAAGGTTACAACTCTGCGACAAGCAAGTAAAGTTGGTGGAGTTTCTTTGGCAGAATTAATTAACAAATTAAGAATTGAAGCCAGACAAAATGAAATAAAAGTTGAAGAAAATAAAAATGCCAATATGCCAAAGCCAGCTTGGGTTTTAGAAGAAAATATAAAAATAACTTATGATGCAACTTTGGATTTAGAAAACGGAGTTCATCCAATTTCAAAAGTGACGAAAGAAATTCTAACATTAAATGAGAATGAAACATATTTACTTATTACTCCATTTTTGCCCGGACCATTAATCGATATTGTGAAAGAAAAAGGATTTGAAGTTTTTTCGGAAAATAAATCGGCGCAAGAAGTTTATACTTTTATTAAAAAAAATAATTACAAATAA
- a CDS encoding class I SAM-dependent methyltransferase, whose translation MNNSEFYNTLSSNYDLMINFENSLKNKTENLKKFIEPNFKSALDLGCGTGVDSIALSQLGLKVTAIDNSEEMIKIAKENSKKYNCEINFIKSDLTKINFDNNFDFIISLGNTLANLSYDDLKNLFFNLKLLLNEKGKILIQIINFFAIPQNEDYILNKFENEELLIIRKYQTYNSHLKFIIEIENKIKCATFTIETKIYPHTITDFKKIAQENELLISFFGNIWLEDYEERKSKDLIVLLNKEEVIR comes from the coding sequence ATGAACAATTCAGAATTTTATAACACACTTTCATCAAATTATGATTTGATGATAAATTTTGAAAATTCTCTAAAAAATAAAACTGAGAATCTTAAAAAATTTATCGAACCAAATTTTAAATCAGCTTTAGATTTAGGTTGCGGAACCGGCGTTGATTCTATTGCGCTTTCTCAACTAGGATTAAAAGTTACAGCAATTGATAATTCTGAAGAAATGATAAAAATTGCTAAGGAAAATTCTAAAAAATATAATTGTGAAATTAATTTTATCAAATCAGATTTAACAAAAATTAATTTTGATAATAATTTTGATTTTATAATTTCTCTGGGAAATACTTTAGCAAATTTATCTTATGATGATTTAAAGAATTTGTTTTTCAATTTAAAATTATTGTTAAATGAAAAAGGAAAAATATTAATTCAGATTATTAACTTTTTTGCAATTCCTCAAAATGAAGATTACATTCTAAATAAATTTGAAAATGAGGAATTATTGATTATTCGAAAATATCAAACCTACAATTCCCATCTAAAATTTATAATTGAAATAGAAAACAAAATTAAGTGCGCAACTTTTACAATAGAAACTAAAATTTATCCCCATACCATAACAGATTTCAAAAAGATTGCACAGGAAAATGAATTGTTAATTTCATTCTTTGGTAATATTTGGTTGGAAGATTATGAAGAAAGGAAATCGAAGGATTTAATAGTTTTACTAAATAAAGAGGAAGTTATTAGATAA
- a CDS encoding extracellular solute-binding protein, translating into MNPFHITRNTNSHSNTGSNIPNWLIYFLILIAIFVSVIFYLFPFQNEFVEDKIAKVYFADNITKAHTDLINLFNKKYKGKIEVIPVDIPTLKFTTNKRKELITRTLRSRNSRIDIFAVDQIWVPRFAKWAEPIQTHFSQKELNDLLPQALTTCFVNDTLYAIPFFIDVGVLYFRKDLISQLKNSGEIEHKLKNGITWEEIISLKKENLNKEFLYVFQGDAYEGLICNFIEILGNKSENIYKNNVFNVNNIYSIEATQRLVDLIYKYKISPQIITSFDEGRSFEYALKNDIPFFRGWPTTFKYSNLVSRTTSKLNLLEEAPLPRNSNSVSTSTIGGWNFVLSSYSSVKEEAVTFIKFVLTQEMQELNYTSGSYLPILKSFYNNEDLIKKYPKLGEFKTIIKNGLHRPSDYNYTKISDILSLYLNKALKKELSVEEALKTAQAQIELSLNVTNNKK; encoded by the coding sequence ATGAACCCATTTCATATTACACGAAACACTAATTCACATTCTAATACCGGAAGTAATATTCCAAATTGGTTAATATATTTTTTAATCTTAATTGCAATATTTGTTTCTGTAATATTTTATCTATTTCCATTTCAAAATGAATTTGTTGAAGACAAAATTGCCAAAGTTTATTTTGCAGATAATATTACAAAAGCCCACACAGATTTGATAAATCTGTTTAATAAAAAATATAAAGGCAAAATTGAAGTTATACCTGTTGATATCCCCACTTTAAAATTTACGACAAACAAACGCAAAGAATTAATTACCAGAACACTTCGCAGTAGAAACAGCAGAATTGATATTTTTGCAGTTGATCAAATTTGGGTTCCACGTTTTGCTAAATGGGCAGAGCCTATCCAAACTCATTTTTCTCAAAAAGAATTAAATGATTTATTGCCGCAAGCTCTAACAACTTGTTTTGTTAATGACACTTTATATGCAATTCCATTTTTTATAGATGTCGGCGTTTTGTACTTTCGTAAAGATTTGATTTCACAACTTAAAAATTCAGGCGAGATAGAACATAAATTAAAAAACGGAATTACTTGGGAAGAAATTATTTCGTTAAAAAAAGAAAATCTTAATAAAGAGTTTTTATATGTCTTTCAAGGCGATGCGTATGAAGGTTTGATTTGTAACTTCATTGAAATTCTTGGAAATAAGTCGGAAAATATTTATAAGAACAATGTGTTTAACGTTAACAATATTTACAGTATTGAAGCAACTCAAAGACTAGTTGATCTAATTTATAAATACAAAATTTCTCCGCAAATTATAACAAGTTTTGATGAAGGAAGATCTTTTGAATATGCTCTGAAAAACGATATCCCTTTTTTTCGGGGTTGGCCAACAACTTTTAAATATTCAAATTTAGTATCCCGAACAACGAGTAAATTAAATTTGCTGGAAGAAGCACCGCTCCCGAGAAACTCAAACAGTGTTTCAACATCTACAATTGGAGGATGGAATTTTGTTCTTTCAAGTTATTCATCGGTAAAAGAAGAAGCCGTTACTTTTATTAAGTTTGTGTTAACTCAAGAAATGCAAGAATTGAATTATACCTCAGGTTCTTATTTGCCCATCTTAAAATCATTTTATAATAATGAAGATTTGATTAAAAAATATCCCAAACTTGGTGAATTTAAAACTATAATTAAAAATGGTTTACACAGACCTTCGGATTACAACTACACTAAAATTTCCGATATACTTTCGCTTTACTTAAATAAAGCTTTAAAGAAAGAGTTATCGGTTGAAGAAGCACTAAAAACAGCTCAAGCTCAAATTGAATTAAGCTTGAATGTAACAAATAACAAAAAATAA
- a CDS encoding ATP-binding protein: protein MNLLNRIRKYRFEFYHFIILIIIISISQITLSYINTRSTQNLIGKSVDIYRWDTAERIADLTTTSLELLMQSSSVTSENNLNYSQIVEALDFILSQQRLQKNIEDICLLFYDGNNVIDIDDGRELYNYVIHHTSLKKSGSYRMQAKQLFINSSENLFKNETVLNQKESSQVFHVLVPFSIKGEVVGSVYMKIKPDFSDMMKVITSSSDQTGALFSALILFSILLMFLITNFLVRERDQMQFELYQQRERFLTQKIEEEKEVLFTKRIYHAQHKAEKIMGFIKQDVLELTESNFEKVKNQIVKYANFVGRVVYDMKNFNPPISVIRNVSFKTNINSVIQFLVDNIFTRVYKENKQFSFNLNLDKAFPILHINEYVIWEIIEPLIQNSIDHNKNNDVIISIETKYLPNENFSNVYISDDGNGFDENVFQTDDTGIKKLFLEKVTTKIKAQNSGYGCYIAYENCKRCGMKIDAYNNNGAVILIQIPNN from the coding sequence ATGAATTTACTCAACAGAATTAGGAAATACCGGTTTGAGTTTTATCATTTCATTATTCTGATAATCATCATCAGTATTTCACAAATTACGTTATCTTATATAAATACTCGTTCCACACAAAATCTTATCGGAAAATCCGTTGATATTTATCGTTGGGATACCGCCGAAAGAATTGCCGATTTAACGACAACTTCACTGGAATTATTAATGCAGAGCAGCAGTGTTACTTCAGAAAATAATTTGAACTATTCTCAAATTGTTGAAGCTTTGGATTTTATTTTAAGTCAGCAGCGTTTACAAAAAAATATTGAAGATATTTGTCTTTTGTTTTATGATGGTAACAATGTTATAGATATTGATGATGGACGTGAACTTTACAATTATGTTATTCATCATACCAGTCTTAAAAAAAGCGGCTCTTACAGAATGCAGGCAAAACAACTCTTTATAAATTCCAGTGAGAATTTATTTAAGAACGAAACCGTTTTAAATCAAAAAGAATCATCTCAAGTTTTTCACGTTCTTGTTCCCTTTTCAATTAAGGGTGAAGTAGTTGGCTCGGTTTATATGAAAATAAAACCGGATTTTTCAGATATGATGAAAGTAATTACAAGTTCATCAGATCAAACCGGAGCTTTATTTTCGGCATTAATTCTATTCAGCATTTTATTAATGTTTTTGATTACAAATTTCCTCGTTCGTGAAAGAGATCAAATGCAATTTGAACTTTATCAACAAAGAGAAAGATTTCTAACTCAAAAAATTGAAGAAGAAAAAGAAGTGTTATTCACAAAAAGAATTTATCACGCTCAGCACAAAGCTGAAAAAATTATGGGTTTTATTAAACAAGATGTTTTAGAATTGACAGAATCTAATTTTGAAAAAGTTAAAAATCAAATTGTTAAGTATGCAAATTTTGTTGGAAGAGTTGTTTATGATATGAAAAATTTTAATCCTCCGATAAGTGTAATTCGTAATGTTAGTTTTAAAACAAATATTAATTCGGTAATACAATTTCTTGTAGATAATATCTTTACGAGAGTATATAAGGAAAACAAACAATTTAGTTTTAACCTTAATCTTGATAAGGCGTTCCCAATTCTTCACATTAATGAATATGTAATTTGGGAAATTATTGAACCTCTAATTCAAAATAGCATAGATCATAATAAAAATAATGATGTTATTATTTCTATTGAAACAAAATATTTGCCGAACGAAAATTTTTCAAATGTTTACATTAGTGATGATGGAAACGGATTTGATGAAAATGTTTTTCAGACTGATGATACCGGAATTAAAAAATTATTTTTAGAAAAAGTAACAACAAAAATAAAAGCTCAAAATTCTGGTTACGGCTGTTATATTGCTTATGAAAATTGTAAACGCTGCGGAATGAAAATTGATGCATATAATAATAATGGCGCAGTTATTTTAATTCAAATTCCTAATAACTAA
- a CDS encoding sigma-54-dependent Fis family transcriptional regulator, with amino-acid sequence MTDNKINILIVEDEAFDVKRIQITLQPFEEIMSIKEIVSSGKDTLKVITENKHLFDVIILDYQISGGLHGEELIEEIKKIDHTIQVIVITKMTINQSDLKFATQLIESGASWFGTKNPTDIDFIYQPTDFVLAIKNAYEKRKLEIEKEILRKEHTNSQSKLQNNIEKMLNRYTLIGESNAMKSIKRSIETYAKTEATVLIIGESGTGKELVARNIHYVSQRKFENFVPVNCSAIPNDLIESELFGYEKGSFTDAKDEKPGLFEQANNGTIFLDEISELPLMAQAKLLRVLENGELDKIGRKKSYGVNVRVIAATNKNIELLMREKQFREDLYYRLNILNINLVPLRDRKDDITLLLFNFIDKTCNEFHVYPPKISEEALKFLTDFHWPGNIRQLKNVVQRLILMNTSSIYIDEVEAALGIKTQSAFGGYTLPLYSKEDIPQLKEAEFEFKKKFVQFVRNNSRTDSEAAHKLGLARSNFHRLCKELGFK; translated from the coding sequence ATGACGGATAATAAAATTAACATACTTATTGTTGAAGACGAAGCATTTGATGTAAAACGAATTCAAATTACACTTCAACCTTTTGAAGAAATAATGAGCATTAAAGAAATTGTTTCTTCGGGAAAGGATACTCTAAAAGTAATTACTGAAAATAAACATTTATTTGATGTTATAATTCTTGATTACCAAATTTCGGGCGGACTTCACGGTGAAGAATTAATTGAAGAAATCAAAAAAATTGATCACACAATACAGGTAATTGTTATTACTAAAATGACAATTAACCAATCCGATTTAAAATTTGCAACTCAGCTAATTGAAAGCGGTGCTTCTTGGTTTGGAACAAAAAATCCAACTGATATAGATTTTATTTATCAGCCGACCGATTTCGTTCTGGCAATTAAAAATGCTTATGAAAAACGAAAACTGGAAATTGAAAAAGAAATTTTGCGAAAAGAGCATACCAATTCACAATCTAAACTTCAGAATAATATTGAAAAAATGTTAAATAGATACACGTTAATTGGTGAATCTAACGCAATGAAATCGATAAAAAGGTCGATTGAAACTTATGCAAAAACTGAAGCAACTGTTTTGATAATTGGAGAATCCGGGACAGGAAAAGAATTAGTTGCAAGAAATATTCATTATGTGAGTCAAAGAAAATTTGAAAACTTCGTTCCGGTAAATTGTTCGGCAATTCCAAACGATTTAATAGAAAGCGAACTTTTTGGATATGAGAAAGGTTCTTTCACAGATGCAAAAGATGAAAAACCGGGATTGTTTGAACAAGCAAATAATGGAACAATTTTTTTAGATGAAATAAGTGAACTACCATTAATGGCGCAGGCTAAATTATTACGCGTTCTTGAAAATGGCGAATTAGATAAAATTGGAAGGAAAAAAAGTTACGGAGTTAATGTTAGAGTTATTGCGGCAACAAATAAAAACATCGAACTATTAATGCGAGAAAAACAGTTTAGGGAAGATTTGTATTATAGACTTAATATACTAAATATTAATTTAGTTCCACTACGTGACCGCAAAGACGATATCACTTTGCTGTTATTTAATTTTATTGATAAAACTTGTAATGAATTTCATGTTTATCCTCCTAAAATTTCTGAAGAAGCTTTAAAATTTTTAACAGATTTTCATTGGCCTGGAAACATTAGGCAGCTTAAAAATGTTGTTCAACGCTTGATTTTGATGAACACTAGCAGTATATACATAGATGAAGTTGAAGCTGCATTAGGAATTAAAACACAGTCTGCATTTGGAGGATATACTTTACCGCTTTATTCGAAAGAAGACATTCCTCAATTAAAAGAAGCAGAATTTGAATTCAAAAAAAAGTTTGTGCAATTTGTTAGAAATAATAGCCGGACAGATTCTGAAGCCGCACATAAATTAGGATTAGCCCGATCAAATTTTCACCGTTTATGTAAAGAATTGGGATTTAAATAA